In Luteipulveratus mongoliensis, the DNA window CGCCGATGTCCGGTCCGACGTGCACAACCGTGGTCGCCCAGGACCCGCGAGGCGGACTTCCGCGCGAGTTCGCTGATATGTAGACACGTTACGGACGTCTCACCGAACACGTCGGCGGACCCGGGTGCATGGACGGTGACCTTACGTGGGTGCAGAATCGCGCTCGTGACCTCGTCCCGGCAGATTGCGCACCGTTCGCCTGCTGGAGTTCTCTTCCTCGGTGCGTTGGGCGTCGTGTTCGGCGACATCGGCACCAGTCCGCTCTATGCGATGCAGACGGTGTTCAGCATCGACCACAACAAGGTGCAGCTCACCGAGAGCGACGTCTACGGCGTGGTGTCGCTGATCTTCTGGGCCATCACGCTGATCGTCACCATCAAGTACGTCGGGCTCATCCTGCGTGCTGACAACGATGGCGAGGGCGGCATCCTCGCGCTCGCGGCTCTTGCCAGGCGGTCACTGCCGCGCGGTGACCGGCGCGTCCCACTGGTCATGGTTCTCGGCGTCATCGGCGCATCGCTGTTCTTCGGTGACAGCCTCATCACGCCGGCGATCTCGGTCCTGAGCGCCATGGAGGGTCTGGAGGTCGCGGCGCCCAGTGTCGAAGGCGTCATCCTCCCGGTGGCCGTCGTGATCATCGTGGCGCTGTTCGTCGTGCAGCGGTTCGGCACCCAGGTGATCGGTCGCGCCTTTGGCCCGGTGATGGTCGTGTGGTTCCTGACGCTCGGCGTCCTCGGGATCCGCCCGGTCATCGACCGGCCCGGGATTCTCGCGGGCCTGTCACCGACGTACGCCCTCGCGTTCGTCCTCGATCGCCCGTTCGTCGCCTTCATCGCCATGGGAGCCGTGGTCCTGGCGATCACCGGAGCCGAGGCGTTGTACGCCGACATGGGCCACTTCGGCCGCGCGCCGATCCGCCGGGCCTGGTTCTTCATGGTGTTCCCGTGCCTGACGCTGAACTATCTCGGCCAGGCGGCTCTGATCCTGAACGACCCGAAGACCGTCAGCAGCCCGTTCTTCGAGCTCGCGCCGGGCTGGGCGCAGCTCCCGCTCGTGGTGCTGGCGGCGGCGGCGACGGTCATCGCGTCCCAGGCGGTCATCTCCGGCGCGTACTCGGTGTCACGGCAGGCTGAGCGCCTCGGCTTCCTGCCGCGACAGACCGTCATCCACACCTCGAACGAGGGGGGCCAGATCTACGTCCCCGCCATCAACTGGATCCTGTTCGTCGGGGTCCTCCTGCTGATGTTCGCGTTCCGATCCTCCGCCAAGCTCGCGACGGCGTACGGCCTGGCGGTCACGGCGACGTTCATCCTGACGACGACCCTGTTCCTGATCTACGCCCAGGCGGCGTGGAAGTGGCCGCGTTGGCGAATCGTCCTGGTGGCCGTGCTGTTCGGGGTACCGGAGCTGACGTTCTTCAGCGCCAACCTCACCAAGGTCGTCCACGGCGGCTGGTTGCCGGCCCTCATCGCAGCGCTGGTGGCCACGGTGATGTTCACCTGGCGCCAGGGCGGTCGCATCGTCAGCGCGCGCCGAGCGGAGAAGGAGGGTCCGCTCATGCCGTTCATCGACAAGGTCAACGCCGGCGGTCTCACCAAGGTCCCGGGCACCGCGGTCTTCCTGCATCCCAACGCCGCCACGACGCCGTTGGCGCTGCGCCAGAACGTCAGCTTCAACCACGTCATCCACGAGAAGTCCTTCATCGTGACGACCGTCTCGGACAACGTGCCGCATGTTCCGCTCGAGGAGCGGGTGACCTTCGACGACCTCGGCGATGCCTCCGACTCCATCGACCACGTACGGCTCCGGTTCGGTTTCCAGGACGACCAAGACGTGCCCGCGGCGCTGCGACAGGCACAGGCGCAGGGCCTGCCGATCGACCCGGACGAGGCGTACTACTTCTTGTCGCGCATTCGCGTCGAGCCAAGCCGGACACCGGCGATCTCGCGCTGGCGGGCGCGCATCTTCGTCGGGCTGGCCCACAACGCGGCCAACCCGGCCCAGTACTTCGGCCTGCCTGAGTCCCGCACGATCGTGATGGGTGCGCACATCGAGATCTGATTGCCGCGTTGTCGCCCTGGACCTCGGTCGGGAGGGCCCCCACATAATGAGACATGAGCGCTCACGGATACGTGTACGTCAAGGGTGGGGACCCGCACGGACCAGTTGTGGTCGGGGTTGATGGCTCCGGGACCGACAACGCGGCCGTCGCGTGGGCCGCTTCAGCGGCGGCCTTGCACAAGCTGCCGCTGCACCTCTTGCACTCCAACGAAGTCGCGGCCGTCGGCGCCGTGCAGGACGACCCGACCATCGCCAGCAGCGAGACGCTCGATGCCCTCCGGGCGCAGGGTTCCGCGCCGCGGGTGGCCGACGAACTCGTCGGGCGGGTTCGTGCCGCGCACCCGGACCTGGAGATCGTGGCGACCGAGACGGCCGGCGCCGCCTCGGCTGCGCTGCTCGCCCGGGAGGACACCGCCCTGATGCTGGTGGTGGGGTCCGGTCGCAAGGGCGGGCTGGGGGAGCGGGTACTCGGTACGACCTCGCTCAACACGGCGATGCACGCCACCTGTCCGGTGGCTGTCGTCAACGCCGGGGTCGATCCCAGTGCGCCGCCGAAGAAGCGCATCGCGGTCGGCATCGACGGCAGCCGCGACAGCGCAGCAGCCGCGGAGATCGCCTTTGCTGCCGCGGCGGCTCGTGGGAGCACGGTGGTGTGTGTCTCCAGCTGGTACCTCGAGGTGGTCGACGGGTTCGTTGTCACCGACCGTGACGGTGAGCCCTGGCAGCGGATCGAGAAGCGGCAGCGTGAGCGGGTTGAAGCTGCCACCAAGGTTGCTCGGGAGGCGCATCCCGATGTCGACGTCGTCGTCGAGGTGGTCAACGGGCCGAGCACCAAGGTGCTGGCTGCTCAGTCAGAGCAGTCGGACGTGCTCGTGCTCGGCAGCCGCGGGCGAGGCGGATTCACCGGCAAGCTGCTCGGCTCGGTCAGTCAGAAGGTGTTGCAGGCGGCGCGTTGCCCGGTGGTCATCGTCAAGGCCAACGAGCAAGGCTGACAACAGAATCCGTAGTCGGAGGCGCCACCGCCACCGCCTCGGATACTGTCGAGCGCAATGACTCGCACTGTTCTTGTGACCGGGGGATCGAGCGGCATCGGCGCCGCGACGGTTCGGGCTTTTGCCAGCCAGGGCGATCAGGTGATCTTCACCTATCGCAGCGGAGCCGACCGCGCACAGGCCCTCGTCGCCGAAGTGAGCGCAGCCGGTGGTTCTGCCCTGGCGCTGCCGTTCGATCAGGGTGACCTGGACAGTCAGGAGGCGCTGCTCGCGCAGCTGCCGGCTCCGGTTGACGTACTCATCAACAACGCCGGCTTGGGCTCCAAGACGGTCGACTCGTACGCCGACACGCCCGCCTCCCAGGACCGAGCGCTGTTGCAGGTCAACGCTGTTGGCGTCCTGTGGCTGACGCAGGCGATCGTGCCGGGCATGGTCGAGCGCGGCTTCGGCAAGGTTGTCTCGGTGGCGAGCGTGGGCGGGGGAGTGACGCAGTTCCCGAGCTTCCGGCTGGCCGACGGCATGAGCAAGGCGGCGGTGGCGTTCATGGGACGACAGCTCGCGGCCGAGTTCGCCAAGACCCCGGTCGACGTGTTCACGGTCTGCCCAGGTGCCACGGACACCGCGATGTTCGCGGCGAGCAGCCTTGACGGGCTCGACCCGGCACAGCGCGTCGCCTTCGAGGCGGGGCTGCCCAAGGGACGTCTCATCGAGCCGGGTGAGATCGCGGAAGTGATCAGATTCCTGTGCAGCGACGCGGCGCGGGTCCTGCACGGCGCCGTGATCGACGCGTCTATGGGTCTCGGGGTGCACCCGGGTCTGATCACCGGAGGCACCGCATGACGGAGGATCTCGTCAGCGCGCTGCCGATGTCGGAGCGTGGCCGGCGCTTCGTCGGCCAGCCCAGTCATCTGGTCGAGGCTCACTTCACCGCCGTTGCGGATCCCTTTGACCCAGAACGCAATCCAGGTGGCTACGTCAATCTCGGCACGGCCGAGAACCACCTCGTCTTCGACCTGCTCGAGCCACGTCTGGCGGCCGCGCGGCCGGTCACTGCGGATGACACGCATTACGGCGTGCTGCACGGCACACAGGAGTTCCGGGCCACCGTTGCTCGGGTGCTCGGCTCGTCCGTCGCGGTGTCCCTCGACCCCGAGCACCTGATCGCCATGTCGGGCACCTCAGCCATCCTCGACGCGGTCGCCTACGCGACCTGTGATCTCGGGGACGCGGTCATCGTGCCGGCGCCGTTCTACGGCGGTTTCGAGATCGACTTCTCCGTCCGCGCGGGCGCCACGATCGTGCCTGCGCAGCTGTCCAGCGACGATGGCTTTGCGCTGTCGCCGGCCGCGGTGGTCGCCGCGATCGAGGCGACCCGAGCCGAGGGTCGCCGGGTGGGCGCTGTCGCACTCATCTCGCCGCACAACCCGACGGCCCGAGTGCACTCGGCCGACGCGATCGCCGAGCTCGTCCGCGTGACGCGAGAGCTCGGCGTACACCTGATCGTGGACGAGATCTATGCGATGTCGGCGTTCGGGGAGACTCCGTTCGCGTCCGCCCTCGCGCACGGCGCGGAGCATGTGCACGTCGTGTGGGGGTTCGCGAAGGACTTCGCGTTGTCCGGCTTCAAGGTCGGCATCCTGCACACCACCAACGTCGAGCTGCATGCCGCGGTGGCGGCTCAGGCCTACCTCGCGCCGGTGTCGACCGACGTCCAGCGCACGATCATCGAGCTCCTCGCCGACGACCAGTGGATCAGTGGGTTCCTCGCCGAGAGCCGGCTCCGGCTGGCCGCCTCGTGCAACCACCTGGAGCGCGGGCTCGGCCGGCTCGGTCTCCCGCCGACCGGTGCCGAGGCGGGTGTCTTCTCGTGGGCGGACCTGCGCGCTCATCTCCCTGAGCAGACGTGGGAGGCAGAGGAGGACCTGCGGCGGCGGATCTTCGACGAGGCCAAGATCAACATCGCGCCGGCCTCGGTGTTCCACGGTGACGAGCCAGGCTGGTTCCGGATCACGCACGCCTGCGAGCCGGCTCTCATCGATGAGGCGCTGCTCCGGCTGGGCCGGGTTCTTAACTCGTCTGGCGACGGAAGTCGTTGAGTGGCAGAGCGATTCGTACGCCGGGCAGTCGCGGCTGACCGCGACGCGTTCGTCGCCCTTCGGACCACGATGTTCGAGGCGATGAACAGCCCTGGTTGGGACGACCCGTCGTGGCAGCAGGCCGCCGGCGAGTGGTTCGACCAGCACTGGAGCTCGCCCGACGTCTGCCTGGCCGTGGTCGAGGTCGACGGTGAGGTCGTCGCCTCCGCCATGGGGTCGTTGCGCGCGATCGTGCCGTCACCCGGGAGCGACCGCGGGCGACAGCTCTATGTGCACAACGTCGCGACGCTGCCGCACGCACGGCGCCGGGGGCACGCGCAGCTCGCGTTCGATGAGGTCATGCGGTGGGCTCGCGAGGACGCGGGTGCCGAGTCCGCCGAGCTCCATGCGACGTACGAAGGACAGGGCATGTACGCGCGGGCCGGCTTCAACGTGTCGAAGGCACCGACCATGCGGATGTGGTTCGACTGACGCGCCGCGTCAGGACAACGACTCCTCGACCCGGTCGAGCCACTCGTGGACGAGGGCGCTGAACAGCACTTCCTGCTCGATGTGCACGTTGTGGCCGCCGCGATCAAGGACAGCCGACGTCAGTCGCGAGAACTGCTCGGTCAGCGACCACTGGTCGACGTAGCCGACAATGGCGTCCTGCCGGCCCGTGACCAGCAGGCTCGGGCGGTCGAACACCTGGACCGGCGCATCCTCGAAGGACCCGGTGTAGCGCTTCTCGATGCGTTCGAGGGTGGCCGTGTCGGACAGGTCGATGCCCGGTTGCACCTCCTGCTGGGTGCGCTCCAGCGTGCGAGCGTCCTTGACGACAGAGACTTCCTCGAAGGCGCTGTCCGGGGCCAGCGTCACGTCTGCGAGCGCAGCGTCATCGCGCGCCAGGACCTGGTGCTCGGGCAGGATCCGGCGATCGTGCTGAGCGATCGTCGGCGGAGCGACCATGCAGGCGCCCGCGTAGCGCCCCGGGTCGGTGCGGATCATCCCCTGGATGAGATAGCCGCCGTACGACTGGCCGGCCAGCAGGAGAGGACCGTCGGGAATCAGGCGGGACGCCGCGATCGTGACGGCCCTGAGTACCGCGTCGGTGGAGTCGATGTCTGGACCGGCGATGCTGCGGCCATGGCCCGGCAGGTCGAGGTAGACGCGGCGCCAGCCGTCACGAGCGGTGAAGACCGGCTCGAATCCCCCTGTCATCAAACGGTGGTCGCACGAGAATCCGTGCATCAGCAGGACGGTGCCATGCTGAGGACGAGCATCACCGTGCTCGACGAAATGAACCAGCGTGCCGCCTGCGTCGACGAAGTCACTCACAAGACGCGAGGTTAGCCTCCTGCGCCGACGGTGGCGGGATCGCGGCCGAGAAGGGCAAGTGCGCGGTGCCATCCCGAGCTCGCGGACGGAACCGCGTGGGCGAAGGCCGCACCGGGTCGTTCGCGACCGTCGTCGTCGGGAATCTGCTCAGCGATCGCGAGGACGGCATCCGCCAGCGCGGGCGATGGCTCGAAGCGTTCGCCAAGTCCCCATGCCAGGTCCCAGGTATGGACCACGGTATCGAGCAGCTGCGCGCCCAACAGGACATGGACCGGCAGGGGTTGGGTGGGATGCAGCTCGATCTCGACAAGCGTCCTGTCCAGATCTACGCCGGCGAATGCACTGATCAGGTCAGCGACGGACCCCTGCCACGCTGTCTGAGTGAAACGCTCTGGTGAATAAGCGGATTCGGGCGCCGCTCCCTGACTGAGGAGGGTGGCGAAGCCACGGTGCTGACCGACCATGTGGGCGAGGAGTGTTGCCAGGTCCCAGCCGGCGCACGCACTGGCGTTCGTGAGGTCGGCGTCGGTCAGTCGTACGACGTGGGTGGTCGCGGCGGCCAGGGCTTCTCGGTGCAGGTCTCGCTGGTCCGTGGTAGTCATAGATCTAGATAATCACCAAGTGGTGACTATTGCAATGGGTATCGGTCGGTAGCATCTGCGCCATGCCTGCCGAGCGTCGCGACCTGCTCTCCTCGATCCATCCCATCGCCAAGGCGCTGCGCCGGATCGAGGACGATGCGGCGGAGAGCCACGGTCTGACGATGTGGCAGTACGCCGTGCTGGCGGTCGTCTGCGCGCGACCGGCGCTGAACCAGAACGAGGTCGCCGGGCTGCTCGACTACAGCCGCAACCGGATCGTGGCCGATCTGGACCATCTGGAGTCGATGGGATGCCTGGTCAGAACGCCCGGTGCGGACCGGCGGGCGAACGCGTTGACCGCCACGGACGCAGGTGCGGATGTCATGCGCGCCGTGCAGCGCGAGATCCACAGTGGAGAGGACGAGCTCTTGGCGGGTCTCTCGCCGACAGCGCGCGCGGCATTCGGGCGGGCGGCCGATCAGCTGGCAGACCACCTGGGGGGCCAGGACTGACGGCCGAACTGGTGGCCTACTCGCGGTCCTGCCAGGTGCAGATGCAGGCCTCGTTGCCCTCGGCGTCCGCGAGGATCCAGAACGCCTTGGCGCGCGTGTCGCTGACGAGATGGCCACCGGCTGCAAGGGCATCGGCCAAGCGCTGCTCGGCTACGTCGTGGGGCATCAGGACGTCGAAATGGATGCGGTTGCGCTGCTCTCGCGGCTCGTCCATCTGCTGGAACCACACTGCTGGACCGACGCCGCGCGGATCGGAGATGGCGCGGATGGTGTCGCCCTCGACCCACGGCGGCTCGTCCTCGTAGGCCAGCAGGGCCTTCCAGAAGGGCCGGACCGCGTCGATGTCGAGCGCGTCGATCGCCAGCTCGACCACGAGGGAGGCGCGTGGGTCGGAGACGACGGACGCACCGATGGCCAGCTCGCTCAGCTTGCGCGCCAGGGCGAGGTCTCGCTCGGACACTGCGTGGATCTCGTGGGTGGTCGTGACGACGTGCACGACGCCGGGGTAGCGCACGTTGATCGCCGGGTGGTGACCCAGCTTGTCGGCGGCGGCCGCGACGCGGGACGCGAAGGCGCCGGCCTCGGCGTACGACGTGAGACGGAACGTCGCTTCGAGGGTCCCGGCGACGTAGCGCCAGTCATCGAGCCCAAGGGTGGCGAACTCTGGTGCAGGGACGCGGGTAGGCATACCTGCACCGTACGGCCGTTTGCTGACATCGGCCTTGACTATGCAACAAGGTGCATATGAAACTTGGCGCATGTCGTTGGAGCACGCGATCCTCGTGTCGCTGGCCGAGCAGTCGGCCAGCGGCTATGACCTGACGCGTCGCTTCGACCTGTCCCTCGGCTTCTTCTGGCGCGCGAGCCACCAGCAGATCTACCGGACGCTGGCGCGGATGGAGACCGACGGCACCGTCGCGTCGGAGGTCGAGGCCGGAGGCAGCCGTCCGGACCGCAAGGTCTACGCGCTGACCGATCAGGGCCGCCACGAGCTCGAGGCGTGGACGCGCAAGCCGACACCACCCGAGACCGTGCGCAGCGAGTTCGCGGTCAAGGTGCGCGGCATGCAGTACGGCGACCGCGCGGCTGTCGTGGACGACATCCGGCGACAGCGTGAGCACCACGTCAAACAGCTGGACTACTACGAGCGCAACGCCGCCAAGCACTACCCCGACCCATCTGCGGTGGCGGAGGCCGACCTGCCGGTCTACCTCGTGCTCCGCGGCGGCATCCGCACCGAGCAGACCTATGTGGCCTGGTGCGACGAGATGCTCGATCTGCTTGGACCCCAACCAAATTCAGCACCACCTCAGGAGAAGCCGTGACCTACGACCACCTGCTCTCGCCTCTCCAGGTCGGCCACCTGACGTTGCGCAACCGCATCGTTATGGGGTCGATGCACACTGGCCTCGAGGACCGTTCGAAGCACCTCCCGGAGCTGGCCGCTTACTTCGCCGAGCGGGCCAAGGGCGGCACCGCGATGCTGATCACCGGTGGCTTCGCACCCAATGTCGAGGGTTGGCTGCTGCCGGCGGGATCGCTGATGCGCACCGGCCGCGCGGCCGACAAGCACAAGCAGGTGACCGAGGCCGTACACGAGCACGACAGCCGAATCCTGTTGCAGGTGCTGCATGCTGGACGCTACGGATATCACCCGCTGATCCGGTCGGCGTCCTCGCGCAAGTCGCCGATCACGCCGTTCAAGCCGCGCGCGCTCAGCACCCGCGGCGTGGACAAGACCATCGACGCGTTCGTCCGAGCGGCCACGCTCGCCAAGCGGGCGGGTTACGACGGCGTCGAGATCATGGGCTCCGAGGGCTACCTGATCAACCAGTTCCTGGCGGCACGTACCAATAACCGCACGGACGTCTGGGGCGGATCCGCTGAGAAGAGAATGCGATTCCCGGTCGAGATCGTGCGGCGCACGCGCGACGCTGTGGGTGACGACTTCGTCATCGACTACCGCATCTCGCTGGTCGACCTGGTCGACAAGAGCCAGACCTGGGATGAGGTCGTCCAGCTGGCGCACCAGATCGAGGAGGCCGGCGCATCGATGCTCAACACCGGCATCGGGTGGCACGAGGCGCGGGTCCCCACGATCGTCACCTCGGTGCCGCGCGCAGCGTTCGCCGACTGGAGCGCGCGGATCAAGGCCGAGGTCGGCATCCCCGTGATGACGTCCAACCGGATCAACACGCCTGAGGTCGGCGACGAGATCGTGGCGAGCGGCAAGGCCGATCTGATCTCGATGGCGCGCCCGATGCTGGCTGACCCGGACTTCGCCAACAAGGCAGCCGAGGACCGCGCGGACGAGATCAACACCTGCATCGCCTGCAACCAGGCCTGCCTGGATCACACCTTCGCCAACAAGCGGGCCACCTGCCTGGTCAACCCGCGTGCGGGCCGTGAGAAGGAGCTCGTGCTGCTGCCGGTCCCGAAGGCGCGGGCCAAGCAGGTCGCGGTCGTCGGTGCCGGTCCGGCCGGCCTGGCCGCCGCGGTGTCGCTGGCCGAACGCGGCCACCAGGTCACCGTCTTCGAGGCGCGCGACGAGATCGGTGGCCAGTTCCAGATGGCCATGCGGATCCCCGGCAAGGAAGAGTTCCGCGAGACGTTGCGCTACTACACCCGGCGACTCGAGGTCCTGGGCGTGGATGTACGCCTCTCGACGGTCGCCAGCCAGGCCGACCTCGCGGCGTACGACGACGTGGTCCTCGCGACCGGGGTCAAGCCCCGACTGCCGAGCATCCCGGGCATCGATCACCCCAAGGTCGTGGCGTACGACGCCCTGCTGCGTGGCGAGGTCGAGGCCGGCCACCGGGTGGCTGTCATCGGTGCCGGCGGGATCGGTTTCGACGTCAGTGAGTTCCTGCTGCAGGACCCGGACGAGAAGTTGCACGACTGGATGGACCGGTGGGGCGTCACGGAGGACCCGGAGGCCGTCGGTGGGCTGACGGAGAAGAAGCCGCACGAACCTCGGCGCGTGATCTACCTGCTGCAGCGCAAGACATCATCGCTTGGCAAGGGGCTGGGCAAGACCACTGGCTGGGTGCACCGGCAGACGCTCAAGGACAGCAAGGTCGAGATGATCGGCGGCGTGACCTACGAGCGGATCGACGACGAGGGCCTGCACATCAGCATCAAGAAGGATGAGAAGGCGACGCCGGTCAAGCGGGTGCTCGAGGTCGACACGATCGTGCTGTGCGCCGGCCAGGAGTCGGTGCGGGACCTCGTGGCTGATGGCGTCCATGTCATCGGCGGCGCGGACGTCGCGGCCGAGCTCGACGCAAAGCGGGCCATCAAGCAGGCGACCGAGCTGGCGGCCTCCCTGTAGCCCGCGGCCTCTCCGCCAGGAGCCGGCCGCCGAGTCACCTGCGACGGGCCCTGCCGCAGGTGACTCGAGAGGCGCCGATCAGATCGGGGTGAACGTCCGGCGTACGTCGCTCTCGGTCGTTCGATAGACCGTCGCGGCGCTGCCGAGCGCTCGACTGATGCGCCCCAGGCTCTCGGCGACATTGCGCTGCTGTCGCTGCCAGTCGCTGTGCAAGGCGGTGTACTGGTTGGCCGCCGTGCCCTTCCACTGCCCCTGCAGTGTGCTCAGCTTGCGGTTGATCGCGCCCATCTGCCGCTGGATGTCGCCGGCCACGGTGCCGAGATCGGTGCCGTGGCCGGAGATCGCGTCGGCGTCGACGGTGTAGCCGCCGCCTCCGCCCCCGCCGCTGCCGCCCTTGGGTTCCATGAGCCCTCCTTGGTCTCGGTCCTGCCGTGGGTCGGCGAGGACGATGGGCGGCACGCTACGCAGGTCGGCGACATCGGCCGGCGAGTTATCCACAGCCGTGGCAGGACAAAGGTCACTGTGCCCAGGGGACATGCGTGTCTACTCATTGGCCGTGGCCTCGGCCTACGTTTGCGAGCAGGCACCCGGGCTTCGGGAGCCGACGGAGGGAGAGGAGATGCAGTGGGCATCGGCTACCTGATCACCACGCTGCTCAGCACTTTCCTCACCGCAGCGGCCGTCGCGCCGGTGCGCCGGACGTGGGCTCTCGGCCAGCTCAGCTGGCGGCTCGGCATGCAAGTCAACGAGCTCCCCTTCTTGCTCGGCGTGTGGGTGCTCCTGTCGACCGGCCTCGCCCAGGCCGAGGGCGATGTCCGTACGCCGATCGGCGCAGTCGGCCTGGTGCTCGCTGCCCTCACGCTCGTCGGGCTCTGCATCGTCGTACGCCGTTCGCTGGCTGCCGCACCGGCGGTCGCCGAGGCCCTTCGGGTCGGCCTCGGTGAGGACGCCCGATCGCGTGGCCGGCGGTCCTGGGCGCCAATTCTCTTGGCACCATTGCCTTTCCGGCCGCGCAGCGTCAGCATCCGACGCGATATCTCGTATGACGCCGAGCACCCTGAGAACGTCCTCGACATCTACTCGTCCCGCACGCCCGTCAGCGGAACACCGACGCTCGTCTACTTCCACGGGGGTGGCTACCTGAGCGGTCGCAAGAGCCGTGAGGCACGACCGCTGCTCACTCGTCTCGCGGGCCAGGGGTGGGTCTGCGCCACTGTCGACTACCGACTCAGCAGGACCGCGCCCTATCCCGCAGCGCTCGTGGACGCCAAGCGAGCGGTGGCCTGGATGCGAGAGCACGCGTCGACGTACGGCATCGATCCTGGGACGGTCTTCGTCGCAGGGAGCTCAGCGGGCGCCCACCTCGCGGCGATGGTGGCGCTGAGTCCCGGTGCGGCCGACCTCCAGCCCGGGTTCGAGACGGCGGACACCCAGGTCGCGGGCGCTATCTGCCTGTACGGCTTCTACGACACCCCGACCTGGATCGATCGGGAGCCGGGAGCGCCGTCGTCGCCCCTCGAGCTCGTCTCCGTGTCAGCGCCGCCCTTCTTCGTCGCTCACGGTGACCGGGACTCCTTCGTTCCGGTGGAGGACGCCCGTGAGTTCGTTCGGTGTCTGCGAGCGGTCTCCAGCAGCCCAGTCGTCTATGCCGAGCTGCCGGGAGGTCAGCACACCTTCGACCTCTACCACTCGCTCCGTCTCGAGGCCGCCGTCGACGGGGCTGAAGCCTTCACTAGCTGGGTCCGGGACCGGTCAGGGGAGATCCGGAGTGCGGCCGACAGGGGCCTGGCATAGCGTCGTGGTCATGACGACATCGGTGGCTGCGCGCGCGATCGGGCTCACCAAGGCTTACGGCGAGGGCGAGGCCCGCGTGCTCGCCCTGGACTCGGTCACGGTGGACCTGCAGGCGCACCAGTTCACCGCGATCATGGGGCCGTCCGGATCGGGCAAGTCGACCCTGATGCACTGCCTGGCAGCCCTCGACACCCCGACCTCCGGGCGGGTCTTCCTGGGGGACTCCAACCTCGGCAGGCTGAATGACAAGAAGCTCACGCAGCTGCGGCGCGACCGGGTCGGATTCGTCTTTCAGTCGTTCAACCTGGTCCCGACCCTGACCGCGCAGGAGAACATCTTGCTGCCCCTCGCGATCGCCGGGCGCGACCCTGAGCCGGGCTGGTTCGACGAGGTCATCGACACGGTCGGTCTGCGGTCGCGGCTGCAGCACCGCCCCAGCGAGCTCTCCGGTGGACAGCAGCAGCGGGTGGCCTGCGCGCGGGCTCTCGTCAGCCGTCCCGAGGTGATCTTTGCGGACGAGCCGA includes these proteins:
- a CDS encoding potassium transporter Kup gives rise to the protein MTSSRQIAHRSPAGVLFLGALGVVFGDIGTSPLYAMQTVFSIDHNKVQLTESDVYGVVSLIFWAITLIVTIKYVGLILRADNDGEGGILALAALARRSLPRGDRRVPLVMVLGVIGASLFFGDSLITPAISVLSAMEGLEVAAPSVEGVILPVAVVIIVALFVVQRFGTQVIGRAFGPVMVVWFLTLGVLGIRPVIDRPGILAGLSPTYALAFVLDRPFVAFIAMGAVVLAITGAEALYADMGHFGRAPIRRAWFFMVFPCLTLNYLGQAALILNDPKTVSSPFFELAPGWAQLPLVVLAAAATVIASQAVISGAYSVSRQAERLGFLPRQTVIHTSNEGGQIYVPAINWILFVGVLLLMFAFRSSAKLATAYGLAVTATFILTTTLFLIYAQAAWKWPRWRIVLVAVLFGVPELTFFSANLTKVVHGGWLPALIAALVATVMFTWRQGGRIVSARRAEKEGPLMPFIDKVNAGGLTKVPGTAVFLHPNAATTPLALRQNVSFNHVIHEKSFIVTTVSDNVPHVPLEERVTFDDLGDASDSIDHVRLRFGFQDDQDVPAALRQAQAQGLPIDPDEAYYFLSRIRVEPSRTPAISRWRARIFVGLAHNAANPAQYFGLPESRTIVMGAHIEI
- a CDS encoding universal stress protein yields the protein MSAHGYVYVKGGDPHGPVVVGVDGSGTDNAAVAWAASAAALHKLPLHLLHSNEVAAVGAVQDDPTIASSETLDALRAQGSAPRVADELVGRVRAAHPDLEIVATETAGAASAALLAREDTALMLVVGSGRKGGLGERVLGTTSLNTAMHATCPVAVVNAGVDPSAPPKKRIAVGIDGSRDSAAAAEIAFAAAAARGSTVVCVSSWYLEVVDGFVVTDRDGEPWQRIEKRQRERVEAATKVAREAHPDVDVVVEVVNGPSTKVLAAQSEQSDVLVLGSRGRGGFTGKLLGSVSQKVLQAARCPVVIVKANEQG
- a CDS encoding SDR family NAD(P)-dependent oxidoreductase; this translates as MTRTVLVTGGSSGIGAATVRAFASQGDQVIFTYRSGADRAQALVAEVSAAGGSALALPFDQGDLDSQEALLAQLPAPVDVLINNAGLGSKTVDSYADTPASQDRALLQVNAVGVLWLTQAIVPGMVERGFGKVVSVASVGGGVTQFPSFRLADGMSKAAVAFMGRQLAAEFAKTPVDVFTVCPGATDTAMFAASSLDGLDPAQRVAFEAGLPKGRLIEPGEIAEVIRFLCSDAARVLHGAVIDASMGLGVHPGLITGGTA
- a CDS encoding aminotransferase class I/II-fold pyridoxal phosphate-dependent enzyme, with the translated sequence MTEDLVSALPMSERGRRFVGQPSHLVEAHFTAVADPFDPERNPGGYVNLGTAENHLVFDLLEPRLAAARPVTADDTHYGVLHGTQEFRATVARVLGSSVAVSLDPEHLIAMSGTSAILDAVAYATCDLGDAVIVPAPFYGGFEIDFSVRAGATIVPAQLSSDDGFALSPAAVVAAIEATRAEGRRVGAVALISPHNPTARVHSADAIAELVRVTRELGVHLIVDEIYAMSAFGETPFASALAHGAEHVHVVWGFAKDFALSGFKVGILHTTNVELHAAVAAQAYLAPVSTDVQRTIIELLADDQWISGFLAESRLRLAASCNHLERGLGRLGLPPTGAEAGVFSWADLRAHLPEQTWEAEEDLRRRIFDEAKINIAPASVFHGDEPGWFRITHACEPALIDEALLRLGRVLNSSGDGSR
- a CDS encoding GNAT family N-acetyltransferase gives rise to the protein MAERFVRRAVAADRDAFVALRTTMFEAMNSPGWDDPSWQQAAGEWFDQHWSSPDVCLAVVEVDGEVVASAMGSLRAIVPSPGSDRGRQLYVHNVATLPHARRRGHAQLAFDEVMRWAREDAGAESAELHATYEGQGMYARAGFNVSKAPTMRMWFD
- a CDS encoding alpha/beta fold hydrolase; the protein is MSDFVDAGGTLVHFVEHGDARPQHGTVLLMHGFSCDHRLMTGGFEPVFTARDGWRRVYLDLPGHGRSIAGPDIDSTDAVLRAVTIAASRLIPDGPLLLAGQSYGGYLIQGMIRTDPGRYAGACMVAPPTIAQHDRRILPEHQVLARDDAALADVTLAPDSAFEEVSVVKDARTLERTQQEVQPGIDLSDTATLERIEKRYTGSFEDAPVQVFDRPSLLVTGRQDAIVGYVDQWSLTEQFSRLTSAVLDRGGHNVHIEQEVLFSALVHEWLDRVEESLS
- a CDS encoding TIGR03086 family metal-binding protein, translating into MTTTDQRDLHREALAAATTHVVRLTDADLTNASACAGWDLATLLAHMVGQHRGFATLLSQGAAPESAYSPERFTQTAWQGSVADLISAFAGVDLDRTLVEIELHPTQPLPVHVLLGAQLLDTVVHTWDLAWGLGERFEPSPALADAVLAIAEQIPDDDGRERPGAAFAHAVPSASSGWHRALALLGRDPATVGAGG